From Coturnix japonica isolate 7356 chromosome 3, Coturnix japonica 2.1, whole genome shotgun sequence, the proteins below share one genomic window:
- the KIAA1841 gene encoding uncharacterized protein KIAA1841 homolog isoform X2 has protein sequence MVIHVCDEAKNLKEDFVCPRDLLISEMKYFAEYLSVDAQRWEEVDISVHCDVHIFDWLIKYVKRNTKDGEAHEIPALEPANVISILISSEFLKMDSLVEKCIHYCHKNMNAIVATPCNMNCINANLVAHIADLFTHNELEELKDKRDKFKSKLFCKKIERLFDPEYINPDSRGNAATLYRCCLCKKLLTKETERRIPCVPGKINIDQHGNIVYVHIRDKTWEVHEYLIGLHEELKSWQDVYWRLWGTVNWLTCSRCNQSFLCTEFSHCQYHPQPVLYPGVASALGSTGTGVYPCCNQKVLRFDPTTLPKGCKVRDHVTSLPSGNEDENSLPSQTTKILNDLLRHRDVIVVPFTKDENSDSGIGLSDEKGIECDVLVEPNTPWGPKTGEINAFLSLKNWTLQLKQQSLLSEEEEYTTGSEVTEDEVGDEEEVCKKPGRKEKLKKFYKHPKKGASSPSIQKKEKLSDKPSSRDASPFTVSMQQNKWDASRSLRYNQDAQREDDQRRMSEITGHLIKIRLGDFGRIKSKDSKEYAGGIYSRLEAQIKASAQVNARQINTEKNARSKSRFGQGRPT, from the exons ATGGTGATACATGTGTGTGATGAAGCAAAAAACCTCAAAGAAGATTTTGTTTGTCCTCGAGATCTtttgatttctgaaatgaagtacTTTGCTGAATATCTATCAGTGGATGCCCAGCGCTGGGAAGAAGTGGACATTTCAGTGCACTGTGATGTTCACATCTTTGACTGGTtgataaaatatgttaaaagGAACACCAAAGATGGTGAAGCACATGAAATCCCTGCTTTAG AACCAGCAAATGTCATATcaattcttatttcttctgagtTTTTGAAGATGGATTCGTTA gtagaaaaatgtattcattatTGTCACAAAAATATGAATGCTATTGTAGCCACGCCTTGTAACATGAATTGTATCAATGCTAATCTAGTTGCACATATTGCTGACCTCTTTACTCACAATGAACTGGAAGAGCTGAAGGACAAGAGAGATAAATTTAAAAG TAAACTTTTCTGCAAGAAGATTGAGAGACTGTTTGATCCAGAGTACATAAATCCAGATTCTCGAGGAAATGCAGCTACCTTATACAG atgTTGCTTATGTAAAAAGCTGTTAActaaggaaactgaaagaagaattcCATGTGTACCAGGAAAAATCAACATAGATCAACACGGGAATATTGTCTATGTTCATATAag AGATAAAACTTGGGAAGTGCATGAGTACTTAATTGGCCttcatgaagaactgaaatctTGGCAGGATGTTTATTGGCGTCTCTGGGGTACTGTCAATTGGTTGACCTGCTCAAGGTGTAACCAA TCTTTCCTGTGTACTGAATTCTCCCATTGCCAGTACCATCCACAGCCAGTTCTTTATCCAGGTGTAGCAAGTGCTCTGGGGTCAACTGGGACAGGAGTATATCCATGTTGCAACCAGAAAGTACTTCGATTTGATCCTACTACCCTCCCAAAG GGCTGTAAGGTGAGGGATCACGTGACTAGTTTACCATCTGGAAATGAAGATGAGAATTCTTTGCCATCTCAGACCACTAAAATACTGAATGATCTGCTCCGTCATAGAGATGTTATTGTTGTTCCTTTCACTAAGGATGAGAACAG TGACTCTGGTATTGGGCTCTCTGATGAAAAAGGCATTGAATGTGATGTGCTCGTAGAACCAAATACACCGTGGGGCCCCAAAACTGGAGAAATCAATGCT tttctttctctgaagaacTGGACATTACAACTG AAGCAGCAGTCATTGTTATCTGAAGAAGAGGAGTATACCACTGGCTCTGAAGTCACTGAGGATGAAGTGGGGGATGAAGAAGAAGTGTGCAAGAAACCAG ggagaaaggagaaactaAAGAAATTCTATAAACACCCAAAGAAAGGGGCTTCTTCACCTAGTattcagaaaaaggagaagctATCTGacaag ccAAGTTCCCGAGATGCATCTCCATTCAC tgTAAGCATGCAGCAGAACAAATGGGATGCCTCCAGGTCACTAAGATACAACCAAGATGCTCAAAGAGAAGATG ACCAGAGGAGAATGTCTGAGATTACAGGACACTTGATAAAAATCAGACTGGGAGATTTTGGTCGAATCAAGtcaaaagacagcaaagaa tatgCAGGGGGTATTTATTCAAGACTTGAAGCTCAGATAAAGGCTTCAGCACAGGTCAATGCACGACAAatcaacactgaaaagaatGCCAG GTCAAAATCCCGTTTTGGTCAAGGTCGTCCAACATAA